The Thunnus thynnus chromosome 2, fThuThy2.1, whole genome shotgun sequence genome includes a region encoding these proteins:
- the LOC137191021 gene encoding P2Y purinoceptor 4, translating into MKPAVFSSQLGNNSNDSGPCLGENQHASITVFLCLVFFLGFLLNTFSIWVFCCRLPCWTSGTMLQFHLAISDAIATPVTPMMAVYFAMGNDWTFGRFLCQVKIALLSVHFYGSTIFLTLISVHRYTAVVHFNKTSCMKRKGFIRKLCAGVWSLLVIQALIYALMLPSSKEGGNGQCLSIHQKNLTNAYFVINFFLFIFGFLLPFSVSAVCYGRLANTLTRLNISTAKGLKVKLKSQRMIGMCLVIFGLCFLPLNVVRTVGVVLKKFFPQHCHALLQIETAYYASVILAGVNGCLDPLLYCFGSQNFRDAFQSLRIGQKDTQNRSDSEMTVNQ; encoded by the coding sequence ATGAAGCCTGCAGTGTTTTCCTCACAGCTTGGGAACAACAGCAATGACTCGGGACCTTGCCTAGGAGAGAACCAGCATGCATCCATCACCGTCTTCCTATGCCTGGTCTTCTTCCTGGGCTTCCTCCTCAACACCTTCAGCATTTGGGTCTTCTGCTGCCGCTTGCCTTGCTGGACCTCTGGAACCATGCTGCAGTTCCACCTGGCCATTAGCGATGCCATCGCCACCCCAGTCACTCCCATGATGGCAGTGTACTTTGCCATGGGCAATGACTGGACCTTTGGTCGGTTTCTGTGCCAAGTCAAGATTGCCCTGCTGAGTGTGCATTTCTACGGCAGCACCATATTCCTCACTCTCATCAGCGTCCATCGGTACACTGCCGTGGTGCACTTTAACAAAACCTCCTGCATGAAAAGGAAGGGGTTCATCAGAAAGCTGTGTGCAGGAGTTTGGTCTCTGCTGGTGATCCAGGCTCTGATCTATGCCCTCATGCTCCCTTCAAGTAAAGAGGGCGGTAACGGTCAATGCCTTTCCATCCACCAGAAAAATCTGACAAATGCCTACTTTGTCATTAACTTTTTCCTGTTCATTTTTGGGTTCCTACTCCCTTTCTCTGTGTCAGCTGTTTGCTATGGCCGTCTGGCGAACACTTTAACTCGCCTCAACATCAGCACAGCTAAAGGTCTAAAAGTCAAGCTGAAATCTCAGAGGATGATAGGCATGTGCCTGGTGATATTTGGGCTGTGCTTCTTGCCTCTTAATGTTGTACGGACTGTGGGAGTGGTACTAAAAAAGTTCTTCCCCCAACACTGCCATGCTCTTCTGCAGATTGAGACGGCGTATTATGCATCCGTGATTTTAGCAGGAGTGAACGGCTGCCTGGATCCATTGTTGTACTGTTTTGGTTCGCAGAATTTTCGAGATGCATTTCAGTCTTTGAGGATTGGACAGAAAGATACTCAGAATAGAAGCGATTCAGAAATGACTGTAAATCAGTAA